One Dreissena polymorpha isolate Duluth1 chromosome 9, UMN_Dpol_1.0, whole genome shotgun sequence genomic window carries:
- the LOC127845868 gene encoding uncharacterized protein LOC127845868, giving the protein MSINGLIAVCFLLAVTKGGVIYVDKGIPYDDGKLSSAELTIEVTTDASPKHVKVYFPLGPGEFPVIYFIGGLSAYVPAEAYSIVLSKVAKHGFFVLGIDYGYPVSAALGEDLDVYFQELYFLQKYLVNKTSGIPRWDLTGLACHSAGCDTALKMLEMQKFPFKASAFMEPYSQLVHGTKLMNYTVPSLMYGTQLSEDGFPHCNVRGYDYIQFYNVWKCPKVALEVADFGHCDFLDPVAWEGCHITHFCKTTNNTRLDHYRQTVQGVISAFFETTLQGRHDVIDYITNTTNIPTKVLNSKSDWTCGYKS; this is encoded by the exons ATgagcataaatggattaatagcTGTATGTTTCTTGTTAGCAGTCACCAAAg GTGGTGTCATTTACGTTGACAAAGGTATCCCTTATGATGATGGGAAATTGTCATCAGCAGAGCTTACCATTGAAGTCACTACTGACGCTAGTCCTAAACATGTCAAAG TGTACTTCCCACTCGGACCAGGTGAATTCCCAGTGATATATTTCATCGGAGGTCTGAGTGCATATGTGCCTGCTGAAGCCTATAGCATCGTGCTGTCGAAAGTGGCAAAGCACGGGTTCTTCGTGCTCGGGATAGACTATGGTTATCCTGTATCGGCCGCTTTAGGAGAGGATTTGGACGTATATTTCCAGGAactatatttt CTGCAGAAGTACCTGGTCAACAAGACTTCCGGTATTCCACGATGGGACCTCACGGGGCTAGCCTGCCACTCAGCCGGATGCGACACCGCATTGAAAATGTTAGAAATGCAAAAGTTTCCATTTAAA GCAAGCGCCTTCATGGAACCGTACAGCCAGCTGGTCCACGGGACAAAACTCATGAACTACACGGTGCCCTCCCTTATGTATGGTACCCAACTCTCAGAGGACGGTTTCCCGCACTGCAACGTGCGCGGATACGACTACATACAGTTTTACAATGTATGGAAATGTCCCAAGGTCGCTCTGGAAGTAGCA GATTTTGGACATTGCGACTTCCTGGATCCTGTTGCATGGGAAG gATGTCACATAACACACTTTTGCAAGACAACCAACAACACGCGTCTGGATCATTACAGACAGACTGTTCAAGGTGTCATATCCGCTTTCTTCGAAACGACGTTACAGGGACGCCATGACGTCATCGATTATATCACAAACACAACCAATATTCCTACTAAGGTGTTGAATAGCAAAAGTGACTGGACTTGTGGATATAAATCATAA